A genomic stretch from Shewanella sediminis HAW-EB3 includes:
- a CDS encoding GNAT family N-acetyltransferase gives MDISVVESFETTGLASSQDVRDALSSLLIDSVDSGASVGFVTPFSHADAMAYWDGVEADINSGMRKLILACDGDEILGCVQLSTTDKRNGLHRGEVEKLMVRTSARGKGIAKKLMLKLEGLALELDRTLIVLDTRKGDVASTLYINLGYSFAGEIPNFALSSSGEYEATVLFYKEL, from the coding sequence GTGGATATCTCAGTGGTAGAGTCGTTCGAAACGACGGGGTTAGCCTCGAGTCAAGATGTCAGAGATGCGTTGAGTTCATTGTTAATCGACAGTGTAGATAGCGGCGCATCGGTGGGGTTTGTTACCCCCTTTTCTCATGCTGACGCTATGGCTTATTGGGATGGTGTCGAAGCCGATATAAACTCAGGCATGCGCAAGCTTATTCTGGCATGTGATGGCGATGAGATCTTAGGTTGTGTTCAACTATCTACGACAGATAAGCGCAATGGCCTGCATCGCGGCGAGGTTGAGAAGTTGATGGTGCGAACCAGCGCCAGAGGAAAGGGGATCGCTAAGAAGCTGATGCTTAAGCTCGAAGGGTTGGCGCTCGAGTTAGATAGGACGCTTATCGTATTAGATACGCGTAAGGGGGATGTTGCTTCGACCCTGTATATCAATCTTGGTTATAGTTTTGCGGGAGAGATCCCCAACTTCGCATTGAGCTCAAGTGGTGAGTATGAGGCGACGGTTTTGTTTTACAAAGAGCTTTGA
- the gabT gene encoding 4-aminobutyrate--2-oxoglutarate transaminase produces the protein MTNSNLQARKAKVMPRGQGNVYPVYVERAKNAELWDVEGKRYIDFGTGIAVCNTGHSHPKIVAAVKAQLDKFSHTCVMINPYESAVELAEKLTAIAPGDSEKKAIFVTTGAEAVENCVKIARAHTGRRGVIAFNGGFHGRTNLTMALTGKISPYKQLFGPFAGDIYHAPFPMAFHDVSVKDSLKALENLFKVDIAPSDVAAIIVEPVQGEGGFYAAPSEFLQALRRLCDQHGIVLIADEIQTGFGRTGKMFSFEHANVEADLMTMAKGIAGGFPIAAVVGKSEIMDAPLPGGLGGTYGGSPVGCVSALAVLEVMEEENLVQRASLIGSIFNEHLTSLQNRYPDLIGEVRHQGAMIALELVIDGDADKPNTELTQAIIGKAAEHGLILLACGFYGNVIRFLPALTISDEIIYEGLDKFNSLFNELAGS, from the coding sequence ATGACCAACAGCAATTTACAGGCGCGCAAAGCCAAGGTGATGCCCCGTGGCCAGGGTAATGTCTATCCTGTGTATGTCGAGCGTGCTAAGAATGCCGAACTTTGGGATGTGGAGGGCAAGCGATATATCGATTTCGGAACGGGGATCGCGGTGTGTAATACCGGCCATAGCCATCCTAAAATTGTAGCTGCTGTTAAGGCTCAGTTAGATAAGTTCAGCCATACCTGCGTTATGATCAACCCCTATGAGTCGGCGGTAGAATTGGCCGAAAAACTCACGGCGATCGCGCCGGGTGATAGCGAAAAGAAAGCCATCTTTGTGACAACTGGGGCGGAAGCGGTAGAAAACTGTGTCAAGATTGCCCGCGCCCATACCGGTCGAAGAGGGGTTATCGCCTTTAACGGTGGTTTCCACGGTCGAACTAACTTAACGATGGCATTAACAGGCAAGATCAGTCCCTATAAGCAGCTGTTCGGCCCATTTGCCGGTGATATTTACCATGCCCCCTTTCCGATGGCCTTCCATGATGTTTCGGTAAAGGATTCGCTTAAGGCGCTGGAAAACCTGTTTAAGGTGGATATTGCTCCGAGCGATGTCGCGGCCATAATCGTAGAGCCTGTGCAGGGCGAGGGCGGCTTCTATGCCGCGCCAAGTGAGTTTTTACAGGCACTGCGTCGGCTATGCGATCAACATGGTATCGTCTTGATTGCCGATGAGATCCAAACCGGATTTGGCCGTACCGGTAAGATGTTCAGTTTTGAACACGCGAACGTCGAAGCAGATCTGATGACCATGGCGAAAGGGATCGCCGGTGGCTTTCCTATCGCGGCCGTCGTGGGCAAGAGTGAGATTATGGACGCGCCTCTGCCCGGAGGTTTAGGTGGTACCTATGGTGGCTCTCCCGTGGGCTGCGTCTCTGCGCTGGCGGTATTGGAGGTGATGGAGGAGGAGAACCTGGTTCAGCGAGCATCGCTTATTGGCAGTATCTTCAATGAGCATCTTACTTCACTTCAAAATAGATATCCGGATCTGATCGGTGAAGTTCGTCATCAGGGGGCGATGATCGCCCTGGAGCTGGTCATCGATGGAGATGCTGACAAGCCAAATACTGAGCTCACTCAAGCTATTATCGGTAAAGCGGCGGAGCATGGGCTGATTCTCCTGGCCTGCGGTTTCTATGGCAATGTGATTCGTTTCTTGCCGGCTCTGACTATCTCAGATGAGATAATCTATGAAGGCTTAGATAAGTTCAATAGTCTGTTTAATGAGCTTGCGGGAAGTTAA